In Paenibacillus stellifer, the DNA window GGGAGGCTCTTCAGCGAAACGTGAAACTTCGTCAGCTCGTTATAATCGAACACGTCGCGGCTTGTCCCGGCGTAGGAGACTGGAATGCTCTCGGGGTTCTCTCCCCCAAGCACACGCAGCGCGAGATTGCCGGACTTCTCTCCTTGCAGCTTGCCGCTGAGGAGGCTTCCGCCGAACGCTCCGTGATTCAAACCGAAATCATAAGTATGATAGACCGGAACGGCGCTGGCTGCGGCAAGCTCGCTCGACATCCGGTCGAATTCGATAATTCGTCCCGTGGCGTCACTGTAATAAGTTGTCATCAGCAGAATGCTGTCCGAACCGAGCGATGCCGCCCTTCTCTTCATCTCCTCGCCGGACAACCGGTTCATCGGATAAATATGGAGATCGGGATTCAGCGCCTTGATCTGGCTTTCGACCATTTCTCCTGTTGACAGACCGCTCTCGGAATTATCAAAAATCAAATAAATGTTTCGAATAGCAGGATTAATGTACAGCGCCATTTTAACCGTCTCGGCTGTCGGTAAATTCTCAATGACGCCGGTCAGATTACTATGGGCCGGAAGCTTGGAATAGCTGACCTCGTTGACACCGCTGAAAATAATCGGCGCATCGTTAAACAGCTCATGCCGGTACTTAAGCGCAAAATCCAAAGCGGCATCGTCCGTTGTCACGATGACATCGATACGAACATCCGCGTATTTGCCCTTGACCAATTCGTAGAAGCGCTCCAGGTTCTCCTTGCTCGGATACCGTTTCCAATCCAAATACTCGATATAAATAACGGGAACCGTCTTCGCCTGTTCCAGCCGGTCCACCAGTCCGTCATTCTGATCGTCCGTCCACTCAAAGCCTTTATGGTAAGAGTGAAGGACCAGCACATTCTGCGCAGGAGCATCGGAAGCAGCAGCGGTATTCGGTGTAATGCAGAGCAACATAAGGAGCAAGAGTACTAATCCGACACCTCTTCGCCGCCTGCTTGTACGATCAGACCCAAGACCCATCGCGCACACCCCACTTATTTAGATCCCTTCCTCCGTCTGGAGGACAACCGGGAATTTTCGACATTTATAGATTCGCTTCCAGCTATTTCCCCTCCTTCTATTGTCGGAAGAAAGCTTGAAAATTTATAGACAAATTCTTCTTTTTATACAGCGTGTACAGCGAGCCATCCCTGCTGTCAAGCGTATATTCCGGCCATTGCCCTGAAGAAGGCCTCAGCCGAATGTCTGCGCTTGGCCGCCGTCCGCAGGCGTTTCCCATACTTGAAAGATAGCTTAGCGGTTATGGACACAGGGAGAGCATCCAAGTTAGAATGGACTGGAATAACGGCAAGGACCGGGCGGCGCTGCGCACAGAGCCCGGTGACAGGAGCGATTAGAGATGCCTACGATCAAAGACGTCGCCTTACGGGCCGGCGTATCCGTTACTACTGTATCCCGCGTGCTGAACAACCGCGGCTATTTAAGCGAGGAGCTCAAGAAGAAGGTCTACCACGCCATGGACGAGCTCCATTACCGGCCCAACGAGCTGGCCCGTTCGCTCAGCCGCTCCAAATCGAACCTCATTGGACTGATCGTTCCGAATGCGGCCAACCCGTTCTTCGGCGAACTGATCAGCCATATTGAAGAGTATGCCTACAACCAGGGTTATCGGCTGCTGCTGTGCAACTCCCTTCTGGACCGCAAGAAAGAAGCGGAATACATCGACATGCTCCGCTCCAGTCGCGTGGACGGCATCATTCTGGGCAGCCATACGCTGGAGGTCGAGGATTACCGTCATATCCACCTGCCTGTCGTAACGTTCGACCGGCAGATATCGGACGATATCCCTTATATCAGCTCCGACAATTACCGGGGCGGAGAGCTGGCGACAACGCTCCTCGCGGACAAGGGATGCCGCAAAATCGCCCATATCGGCGGGCACCCCCATCCCGATCTGCTGGCACTAAAGCGCCTGGACGCCTTCAAGGCGGTTGCGATGAAGAGGGGAATTGCGCATATCGAAATCCATACGGATGTCGATGTGTTTCATTATCCGCAGTATGGGCCCTTAACCGCCCGCCTGCTGGAGGAGCATCCCGATATTGACGGCATCTTTGCCAGCAGCGACATGATCGCAGCCTATGCACTCAAGGTGTGCCGGGAGCATGGACGCAAAATTCCGGGCGACATTAGAATTGTCGGATACGACGGCGTGAAGCTGACGGATCTGTTCTCGCCTTCCCTGACAACCGTGGCGCAGCCGATTCCGGATATGGCACGCCGCGCCGTGGATCTCATCATCCGGCAAATGCAGGGCGGCCAGGTGGAGATGGAGCATGTGTTTCCGGTTGAGCTGGTGGAAGGCGGCACGGCGTAAAGCCAGCGACTTCGACACACAAGCCCTGAAGACATGAAGGCATGAAGGCGTCCGTGTGGAAATGCAAGTGTGCGGGATTGAAGGATGGAACCGTCTGGAAAGAGTATCCGGACCCGATTAAGGACTGACGGCTGAAAGCCGCAGTCCTTTTTTCGCGTGCCGGCAGGGAGATTCCCTATTCTTACTTAAAGTAGGTAAATGATGATAAGTTATGATATAATCGCAGTACTGCGTTTTGTTGCAGTCGTGAATACTGCTGAATAATCCATAAAACCTGATATACAGGAGGTCTTCTATGAAACAGCTTCATGATGTACCCGTCTCCGTGCTGGACCTCGCTCCCATTGTGGAAGGCGCCACCGCTGCCGATTCGCTGAAGAACACGCTGGATCTCGCACAGCATGCCGAGCGCTGGGGATATAACCGCTTCTGGCTTGCCGAGCATCACAACATGCCCGGCATCGCAAGCTCGGCCACCTCGGTCGTGATCGGCCATGTGGCCGCAGGCACGGAGCGCATCCGGGTCGGCTCGGGCGGCATTATGCTGCCCAACCATGCGCCGCTGATGGTGGCGGAGCAGTTCGGCACGCTGGAGTCGCTGTTTCCCGGCCGGATCGATCTCGGCCTCGGCCGCGCGCCCGGCTCCGACCAGCCCGCCTCGCGGGCAATCCGCCGGGGCTTCGGAAGCGACGGCAGCGACTTCCCCGAGCAGCTCGCGGAGCTTCGGGCTTACTTCGACCCCGAGGGAGCGGACCGTCGTCCCCGGGGCGTACAGGCCGTTCCGGGCGAAGGGCTGAACATTCCCATCTGGCTGCTTGGCTCAAGCGGCTTCAGCGCCCAGCTTGCCGCCCGGCTCGGCCTGCCGTTCGCCTTCGCCAGCCATTTCGCGCCGGATTATCTGCTTCCGGCCCTGCACCTGTACCGCACAGGCTTCCGGTCGTCGGAGACGCTTGAGAAGCCGTATGCCATGGTCGGACTGAACGTTGTAGCCGCCGATACCGACGAGGAGGCACAGCGGCTCGCTACCTCCGGACAGCAGCAGGCGCTTAGTCTTGTGCGCGGCCGTCCGGGGAAGCTGAAGCCGCCGGTAGACAGCATGGACGAGCTCTGGAATCCGATGGAGAAATCTCTCGTCCTCGGCCGGCAGCAGTACGCTGTCGTCGGCAGTCCGGATACCGTGCGGGATCGGCTGCAGCAGTTGCTGGAGGAGACGGACGCGGACGAGTGGATCGTGACCTCGCAAATCTACGATCATAACGCACGGCTCCGCTCCTATGAAATTTTATCCAAGGTGCTGGTTGTCTGACCCGAACCTTGTATGTTTCATTCCGATCAAGTCCGGCTCCTGCGCAGGAGCCGGACTTTTTAATGGAGTTACACCGATATACACCACTTGCCCCCCCTTTTGTCCCGTATAGCCCGGCCCTAAGGAGTATTGTACGGCTCCCTTACTTTATACTATATTAATTCGCAATAGAGAACAGAAGGATGCTTTGGGAAGGGCGTCCGCATTTGGAAGGAGCCTTGAAGATTTCCTTTGGGAAAGGAAGCTGAGCGAGTTCATGTTAGGTTGTGAGGTCTCTTGCATGGCGAGCGGCTTGCCCGCCGCAGTCAAACCCCTGTCGTTCGTTGTAGGAAACGCAAGCGTTTCCGCCCCCTCTGAAACTCCCCTGTCCGCCGCCTCGGGTCAACCGTACATCTTTCTCCGGCAAGTCGCGGGCGCCTGGTACAACTGGGTCCTGATCATACTGGCAGCCGTAATTCTCCTGTTTATCATCTTCAAAAGGATTAAAGTCAAGCGATGAATCTGCCGCCCTCATCCCTAATGGTCCCGTCTCCGGGCGCTGCCCCTCCTGCTTGTTCCGCCACCCTGCACAAATAGGGTTTCCGGCCTGAACATGATAAAATAGAAGGGCTGACGAAGTCATAGAGGAGATGAAGAATTTGAAGCAAGAGGTTATAGAGCGATTCATTTCATACGCGAAGGTCGATACACAGGCGAACGAGAATTTCGAGACCTGCCCTACGACTCCGGGCCAACTGGAGCTGGTACGGAAGCTTGCGGACGAGCTGGCGGAAATCGGCCTGGAAGACATTTCGATCGACGACAACGGCTACCTGTTCGCCACACTTCCATCCAACACCGAGAAGGAGGTTCCCGTCATCGGCTTCCTCGCTCATGTGGACACCGCCCCCGAGACTACAGGAGCCGGCGTGAATCCGCTTGTAGTCGACGCTTACGACGGCGGGAATATCGTGCTGAATGAGAAGCTGAACGTTGTGCTCTCTCCGAAGAGCTTCCCGGAGCTTGCCGGATACGTCGGCCAGACCCTGATTACAACCGACGGCACCACGCTGCTCGGCGCGGATGACAAGGCGGGAGTCGCCGAAATCATGACGGCTATGAATTACCTGAAGCAGCATCCGGAGATCAAGCATGGCAAGATCCGGGTAGGCTTCACCCCCGACGAAGAAATCGGACGGGGACCGCACCGGTTCGATGTAGCAGCCTTCGGCGCCGAGTATGCCTATACGATGGACGGCGGTCCGCTCGGCGAGCTGGAATACGAAAGCTTCAACGCAGCCGTTGCGAAGGTTGTTTTTCATGGAATCAGCGTCCACCCCGGTACAGCCAAGGGCAAGATGATCAACTCAGCGAAGGTCGCGATCGCCTTCGTGGACCGGATGCCGGCCGGAGAGGCACCGGAATTCACCGAAGGACGGGAAGG includes these proteins:
- a CDS encoding LLM class flavin-dependent oxidoreductase, with the protein product MKQLHDVPVSVLDLAPIVEGATAADSLKNTLDLAQHAERWGYNRFWLAEHHNMPGIASSATSVVIGHVAAGTERIRVGSGGIMLPNHAPLMVAEQFGTLESLFPGRIDLGLGRAPGSDQPASRAIRRGFGSDGSDFPEQLAELRAYFDPEGADRRPRGVQAVPGEGLNIPIWLLGSSGFSAQLAARLGLPFAFASHFAPDYLLPALHLYRTGFRSSETLEKPYAMVGLNVVAADTDEEAQRLATSGQQQALSLVRGRPGKLKPPVDSMDELWNPMEKSLVLGRQQYAVVGSPDTVRDRLQQLLEETDADEWIVTSQIYDHNARLRSYEILSKVLVV
- the pepT gene encoding peptidase T — its product is MKQEVIERFISYAKVDTQANENFETCPTTPGQLELVRKLADELAEIGLEDISIDDNGYLFATLPSNTEKEVPVIGFLAHVDTAPETTGAGVNPLVVDAYDGGNIVLNEKLNVVLSPKSFPELAGYVGQTLITTDGTTLLGADDKAGVAEIMTAMNYLKQHPEIKHGKIRVGFTPDEEIGRGPHRFDVAAFGAEYAYTMDGGPLGELEYESFNAAVAKVVFHGISVHPGTAKGKMINSAKVAIAFVDRMPAGEAPEFTEGREGFYHLASFQGGVTLSTLSYIIRDFDRASFEARKTFLHTLAEEFRQTYGEKSIELEIQDQYFNMREKIEPVRHIVDIAHKAMTNLGIEPVVKAIRGGTDGSQLSYMGLPTPNIFAGGENFHGKYEYISADTMVKATEVIVEIVQLFEAQA
- a CDS encoding LacI family DNA-binding transcriptional regulator; this translates as MPTIKDVALRAGVSVTTVSRVLNNRGYLSEELKKKVYHAMDELHYRPNELARSLSRSKSNLIGLIVPNAANPFFGELISHIEEYAYNQGYRLLLCNSLLDRKKEAEYIDMLRSSRVDGIILGSHTLEVEDYRHIHLPVVTFDRQISDDIPYISSDNYRGGELATTLLADKGCRKIAHIGGHPHPDLLALKRLDAFKAVAMKRGIAHIEIHTDVDVFHYPQYGPLTARLLEEHPDIDGIFASSDMIAAYALKVCREHGRKIPGDIRIVGYDGVKLTDLFSPSLTTVAQPIPDMARRAVDLIIRQMQGGQVEMEHVFPVELVEGGTA